In the Anaerobaca lacustris genome, ACCGGCTCATCGGCCGGGCGGGGGCCTTTCCCGATGCGAGTATCATCGCCGGGTACGGCGCCGGGCCCAGCCTTCAGAAATTGCCCGATTACATCGTAGCCTCTGCGATCGAGTACATCGTATGCGCGCGAGGTACGACCGACTGACGTTCTATGAGAGCCGCAGGAGAATACCATGAAACGAAGACCCGGCGTGACCAAGTCGATCTGTTGCCTGTGTGCCGCGACGCTGATTGTTGCGGCGGGGGCCTACGCGGCCGCTCAGGTCCGCAAATACGGCGTCCACGACATGAGCCGTCCGAGGCCGCCCGTGGTGACGCCGGCCGAGCGGTTCGGGCAGCCGCCTTCCGACGCCATCGTCCTGTTCGACGGCACCGATCTGTCGCAGTGGCAGAAGGGCGACGGCAGCCCGGCGACGTGGGAGATCGTCGATGACTACATGACCGTTACCAGGAAAGCGGGCAGCATTCGGACGAAGCAGTCGTTCGGCAGTTGCCAGTTGCACGTTGAGTGGCGTACGCCGGAGGGCATACCAGCCGCAGTGACCGGGCAGAACCGCAGCAACAGCGGGGTGTTCTTCATGGGCCGCTACGAGGTGCAGATCCTCGATTCCTACACCGACGACGACTACCAGACGAACAAGACGTACGCCGACGGTCAGGCGGCCGCGATTTACGGGTCGCATCCACCGATGGTCAACGTCGCTCGCGCGCCGGGCCAATGGCAGAGCTACGACATCGCCTTTGTGCGGCCCGTCTTCGACGACGACGGCAACGTGGTGCGCAAGGCCCGTATCACCGTCTTCCACAACGGCGTCTGCGTGCACAACAACCTGGAGATCGAAGGGACCACCTCGCACAAGACCAAGGCCCGATACACCCCGCACGGCGACGGCCCGATCGGCCTGCAGGACCACGGCAACCCGATCAGCTTCCGCAACATCTGGATTCGCGAACTGCCCGAGCAGCCCTACCTGATCGAATAGGCTGAGCACGGACAAGGTTGCCTGAAATCGTCGTTTGGTCGGAATCCTCCCGGCTTGGTGGGCCTCTTGGGTTTTTTTGCCGGGGATCTGCCCATTTGACTTGACATCGATCCGCACAGGGCGTATTCGTTGAATGGCGTTGCAGAATTCCGCAATCATATTGGACTCCGCTCGGGGAATGCTGTGGACAGAGGTGTGTACAAGATCTATTGCGCCGGCCCCCTTTTCAACCCGAAGGAACGAGAGGAAATGGGGCAGATCGCCTCGACTCTTGAAGACGCGGGCTATTCCGTCTTTTTGCCGCAAAGGGACGGGCTGGAATTTGCCGAGCTCTTTCCTTGGTTTCAGCAAAAAGGCATTCCTGCTGCGGAGGCGCAGAGGATCCTCAATATGGCGATTTTCTCGCTCGACGTGTTCCAGATTATGGATAGCCAAGGCCTTGTGCTCAATATGAATGGACGCGTGCCTGATGAGGGAGCGATGGTGGAAGCCGGGATTGCGTGGGCCCACAACAAGGCCGTTGTTATATTCCGGAGTGACAGACGATCTCTAATCGAGGGCAACTGCAATCCCTTAGTTCTTGGGCTCTCCGATTTCTCCTGTATCGACAGTTACGATGGCATTCCAGGTGCATTCGAGACGAAGTTTGCCATCATGGCGGAGCATAACCTGTTGGCGCGTGCTCATGGTTTCGAGGCCGCGACCGCGAGCGGAAGAGAGATTAGCAGTTACTTGGCGTCCGAAAGGTCACGGGGGGACATTGCCGAGTTATTGATTGATCTTTTCAAGGAGAGGATATGCCAGGTTTTCGAAGATGTGAAAGGGAGTTGTTCCCAAGCAGACATGCAACCATAGTCACTCGCGGCAGGCGAACGCCTCAGCACCCCGATGACTTCCGCACGGAATTTCAGCGGGATGTGCATAGGATCATCTACTCGCAGTCATTCCGGCGGTTGCGCCACAAAGCACAGGTCTTCTATTTCCCTCAGAACGACCATATCAGCACGCGGATGGACCATGTAAGGTTTGTCGCGTCGGCCGCTCGGACTGTCGCCCGGTGCCTTGGCCTGAACGAAGACCTGGCGGAGGCCATAGGCCTCGCCCATGATATTGGTCATGCCCCTTTCGGCCATCAAGGAGAGGATTTCCTTACGGAGATCATAAGGATGAATCCTCCGCTTGAGGCGAAGATACCAGCGTTTTCACATGAGGTGTATGGCCTGCGGGTGGTCGATCACATCGCCAAGCGAGACAGCGAGAAGCCTGGACTGAACCTTACCTGGGAAGTGCGAGACGGCATCATCTCGCACTGCGGAGAAGACTACAAGGCCTACAAGATTGCCCCTGGATCGATCCACAAGGACTTGGAGAATATCAAATCTCGGGCTGAAGCAGGCAATCCTGCGACGCTTGAAGGGTGTATTGTCCGCCTGATTGACAAGATCGCTTATGCGGGCAAGGACATCGAGGACGCGATGGAGGCTGGAATCATCAAGAGGGAGGATGTACCCGATAGGTTCCGCAATGAGCTTGGCACCACCAACGGCCAGATAATAGGGAAGTTCATTGAGGATATGATCCGAAACAGCAATGGCAGAGACTACATCTGTATCTCTGCTGAGTTGGGGGACTTGCTCCGCGATCTCATCCAGTATAATCGTGACCACATCTACAAGAGTCCTGAGGCCGAAGGATACCAAACTCAAGCGAGCAAGGGTATCAAGCACCTGTTCTACGACCTTTCAACGGAGCTCAGGAGCAGAGACCGTTTCCGCGACAGCCACAATCCTGATCCATATGAGAACGATTCAGTTCCGCCCGTGTACAGGTTCCTGCGGGACTTCATCAGCAAGGACATGAAAGACGTGTATCCTTCTGGGGACCCTGACGAGTTGATCGTCCTCGACTTCATAGCCGGCATGACGGATAGTTTCGCAATTCGTTCTGTATCCGATGTTTTCATTCCCAAGATGACAGTGTGACCGATCCAATTTGATCGGCTACTGAAAGCGGGCGCGAGTGGACCAGAGGCCGAGGCCGGGGTTGGCGATGTAGAAGACCTCTTCGCCGGCGACGGTGTTGAAGCCGTTTCTGAGTTTCTTCGGGTCGTACCGGGTTATCATCTCCGCCAGGTCGGCGTATTGAAAGTTGATGCTCTCGATCTGCTGTCTCGTCAGATGGCCCGGGCAGTAGGTGACGCGGAAGCGGCCCTCGGTCGAGCCGTGGATCAGGTGCGCGGCGGCGCTGAGGTTGGCCCGCAGGTCCTCGTTTTCATCGACCAATTGGAGCACCTTGTCGGTGCCGACGTAGCCGTACTTGCGGATCAGCGCATCGATCTGCTTGTCCTCGCCGAACTCGCGCAGGCCCGGCGCCAGGACGATCAGCTCGCCCCCGTCGGCCATCGCCATCCGCGTGCGGTAGATGCTCTTGTTGCCCAGCCATGTGCTCTTGAACTCTTCCGGTTCGAGATAGACGACCACTTTCTTGAGCGGCTCGTCGAGCATTTCGAAGTTGACCTTCAATGACAGATCGGCCGCGAGGTGGAAGCACTCGATGTCGTCGCCGACGAACAGGCCCCGGGTGACGAGGCCGTTTTTGCTCGGGCCGACCACCGTGTGCACGTACACGACCGGCAGGTCGCGGCCGAAGTGATCGGAGGCGTAGTTCAACACCCGGCGAACGGGCGTGTCGGCCCGGCCCATCATCCGCTCCATCCCGTAGACGGCGCCGAGGTAATGGCTCTTGTTGATCCCTTCGACCCCGCCGGTGCCGACGAAGACGTTCTTGTTGTAGTTGGCCATGCCCACCACTTCGTGCGGCACGACCTGTCCGATCGACAGGATCAGGTCGAACCCGCCCTCGACCAGCAGCCTGTCCACCTGGGCCGGCCATGGGAAATCCAGCCTGCCTTCGCTGACCTCTTTGACGAACTCGCCCGGCACCTCGCCCAGCGTCGCGAGCCCTCCGCGCCAGTCGTGCTCGCGGAAAAGCCCGACCGGGACGTCGCCGAACATCCGCCGGATCTCCGGCTCGGTCATCGCGAAATGCGTCCCCACCGCCGGCAGGATGTCCGTCAGCGTTTGGCCGTAGTATTGCCACGCGCAGCGAGTCAATTCGCCGGCCCGCGAGTAGAACCGCGTGATGTCCGGCGGCAAGGCGAGGACCTTGCGTCTCTTGCCCAGCCTTTCGAGCGCCTCGATGAGGCCTTGCCTAAGGTCTTCAGTGCTGAGACGGTCGTTTTCCTTGCCGCGACGGTAGTAGAGCATGGCGTTTCCTGTACTTGCCACGATGTAGCTTCGTGTCCGGGCGCGATGGGGCGGAACAGCGCGCCGTTGACTCTGGCCGCCTCCAAGCGGTGGAGGCGGTCGCCGATTATCAGGGCATGGTTATCATGGTACTTGCCTTTCGTGGCGTGTGCAAGCTGTCGGACCTTCGTGCGCATCTCTTGGCCCGCCATGACCGCTACGCATCCGGTGATTGCGTGTTCGGCTCACTCCCGGTCGAGGCCGGTGGAGGCCAGGTTACCCAAAAAGTCGCGACCCTCCCGATTTGGCGTGGATTGCGATCGGCCCGTCCGGTATCCTATGCCCGGGATGTTGCCAACCCATTGGATGGGGCAGATGGATGAACGAATTGCTGCTGAGAATTGAGGCCCTGTGCGTCGAGGTCGATTCGTCGATCCTCGTCGGGGCCGGCGCGGGTATGGCGGTGGTCGGGCTGTTCCTCTGGCTGGGCGGGGCTCGCTATAGCACCATCGTCGTAGGCCTGCTGGGGGCGGCCGTCGGGGCCCTCATCGGCATGCTCGTCGGCCAGCGGCTCGGTCTCGCTCCGTTTGTCAGCATGGCCGCCGGCGCGGTCGTCCTGAGCGTCCTGTCCATTCTGGCACGGAACGTGCTGGTCATCGTGTTGGCGACGGTGATCTTCGCGCTGCTGGCCGCGACCGTGTACACCACGGTCGTTCTGGACCATCAGCCGGTGCAGGAGACGACGACCCAGGACACCGCGACGCGCGACAGTCTTGCGGCGCAGGAGCCGCCGCGATTCGTCTACCAGTCGTTCAGCCGCATGGACCCGAACACCCGACAGGCCTACATCGACGGGCTCAGTGCCCCCGAAGAGGGCTTTCAGAGCCGGATGAAGGCCGTGCTGGAGGACTTGTGGGAGGCGCTCGGCCCGCACAAATGGTATCTGATTGGGGCAATCCTCATCGGCGGCGTCGGCGGCTTCCTTCTGATCTGGTTCATCAAGAACGTCGTTCTGCCGCTGTGCTACAGCGTGGTCGGTGCGACAGGCGCGCTGCTCGGCGTCCAAGTGCTCCTGCTGGGTCTGGGCGCTCGTGTTGCGTCCGATCTGTCGTCACGACCATGGATCGTCCCGGCGGCGTTCGGCTCGATGACTTTCATCGGATGGGTTCGCCAGCTTCTGGCCGGCCGCAGGCGTCACGCAGCGGCCGAAGAAGCTCCGAAGGAAGCCAAACACGATTAGCGACGGTTGTGATACGTCACGATCTTCGCAATGAGCCTTCTATCCTCTCTCGTCAGGTGAGTCCGATTGCGGTACCAGAGATAGAACCGCAATCGCATCGGTCGGGACAGATACCTCTTCGCCAGCCGATCGAGCCCTGCGATATCTCGAAGGATGAAATGCCTGCGCCGCAGGCGCGATACGTGCCGGCCGCTCGGACAATCGAAGAAGAAGATCTGGGGCGTCTCGCCGGTCTCGGCCAGGACGTTCCGCCATTTCAGGTCTCTGTGCGTAAAGCCGTCCTTGTGGATGCGCCGGGTGTAGTCGGCCACCAGCCGCATGACGGCGAACACCCAATTCCGGTTGGCAAGAAGATTCGGTCGTGTGCGGGCCAGGGTTTGCAGGTCCGTTGCGTTGGGAACGCCCTCCGTGATGATCGCCCCGCGACGCAGCAGCCCGAAATGACGCACACCCCCGTGCGCGACAACGCGCGGCACGGGGATCCCCAGCCGTGCGAAATAGGCAAGGTTGTGGTGCTCGGTCGCGGCCCGATTGCGGCCGAACGCCTTGAGAAGGTGCTTGCCCCTGTTTTGATAGCGCTTGACATAGTAGTCCCGGCCGCCAAGATGCAGCTTGATGACGTGACAGAGCCCGCCGTGCGAGACCCGCGGGCCGTCCAGGTCGAAGACGCGGTCGAGCGTCGAAAACGACTCTGACGCCACCGCATCTCCTGGGCCGGCGGCGAGGTTCCACTGCATGTCGTTGACAGAGAATCCCATTACGGAGTTCCCGTTCGATCTTGTCACTCGGGCACACGAACACACCCCGATGTGCATGATACCGCCATAGGGGGTTCTCTTCCAGCGGTTTGACGCATTTGCCGCGAGGGGGAAGGTTTGGCCTTGATTTGCGGGACGCTCGGTCTAAAATCACGGGACGCCTGCGTGCGACGCAGAACGGATCATGTGAATCGGTGCCAGAGGGCTTCGACGTGCCACCCGAACGATCGCGTAGCATTCAATACGTCAACGTGCTGAGAGTTCTATCCATCTACACGGTGGTCACGGCCCATGTGGTGATCTGGCTGACGATGGCGACCCGGCCTTTTACTTTCAACTGGTGGCTGGGAAGCGGGCTGTTCTACCTGGCCCATTTCTGTATTCCCGTCTTCGTGATGATCAGCGGTGCGCTATTGCTGGATGACGCCCGCCGGGAGTCGGCGGGGCAGTTCTACCGGCGGCGCATGGTGCGCGTCGGTATCCCGCTGGTGGTCTGGACCGTTGTATATCTTCTGGTCCGGCGTTTCGTCGATGGCGAGCCGCTTTCGGTCGGTTTGGTCGTCCAACTGATCCTCACGGGCGAGCCGTATTACCATCTGTGGTTTCTGTACATGATCTTCGGACTGTACCTGATTACCCCCGCGCTGCGAACGTTCGTCCGTTGCGCCGGCCAGGGCCAGCGGTGGTTCGTGATCGTGCTGGGCCTCGTGCTGACCAACGCCTACTTCCAGACCGATGTTCTGCTGTGGAACAACCAGCGATCGATCTTCACGATGTTCGTTCCCTTCATCCCGTTCTATCTGTGCGGCTACGAAATTCGCCTGATCGACCCGAAGAAGGTCCCGATGCGATACCTCGTTCTGGCGGTGGTCCTCTCGGCGTTGTATTTGGCCGCGTTCTCCGGCGTCTTCGTCGAGCGGGCCGGCGGGGTGGGCGTGC is a window encoding:
- a CDS encoding deoxyguanosinetriphosphate triphosphohydrolase family protein, which gives rise to MPGFRRCERELFPSRHATIVTRGRRTPQHPDDFRTEFQRDVHRIIYSQSFRRLRHKAQVFYFPQNDHISTRMDHVRFVASAARTVARCLGLNEDLAEAIGLAHDIGHAPFGHQGEDFLTEIIRMNPPLEAKIPAFSHEVYGLRVVDHIAKRDSEKPGLNLTWEVRDGIISHCGEDYKAYKIAPGSIHKDLENIKSRAEAGNPATLEGCIVRLIDKIAYAGKDIEDAMEAGIIKREDVPDRFRNELGTTNGQIIGKFIEDMIRNSNGRDYICISAELGDLLRDLIQYNRDHIYKSPEAEGYQTQASKGIKHLFYDLSTELRSRDRFRDSHNPDPYENDSVPPVYRFLRDFISKDMKDVYPSGDPDELIVLDFIAGMTDSFAIRSVSDVFIPKMTV
- a CDS encoding nucleoside 2-deoxyribosyltransferase; the encoded protein is MYKIYCAGPLFNPKEREEMGQIASTLEDAGYSVFLPQRDGLEFAELFPWFQQKGIPAAEAQRILNMAIFSLDVFQIMDSQGLVLNMNGRVPDEGAMVEAGIAWAHNKAVVIFRSDRRSLIEGNCNPLVLGLSDFSCIDSYDGIPGAFETKFAIMAEHNLLARAHGFEAATASGREISSYLASERSRGDIAELLIDLFKERICQVFEDVKGSCSQADMQP
- a CDS encoding D-mannonate epimerase, with amino-acid sequence MLYYRRGKENDRLSTEDLRQGLIEALERLGKRRKVLALPPDITRFYSRAGELTRCAWQYYGQTLTDILPAVGTHFAMTEPEIRRMFGDVPVGLFREHDWRGGLATLGEVPGEFVKEVSEGRLDFPWPAQVDRLLVEGGFDLILSIGQVVPHEVVGMANYNKNVFVGTGGVEGINKSHYLGAVYGMERMMGRADTPVRRVLNYASDHFGRDLPVVYVHTVVGPSKNGLVTRGLFVGDDIECFHLAADLSLKVNFEMLDEPLKKVVVYLEPEEFKSTWLGNKSIYRTRMAMADGGELIVLAPGLREFGEDKQIDALIRKYGYVGTDKVLQLVDENEDLRANLSAAAHLIHGSTEGRFRVTYCPGHLTRQQIESINFQYADLAEMITRYDPKKLRNGFNTVAGEEVFYIANPGLGLWSTRARFQ
- a CDS encoding acyltransferase; the protein is MPEGFDVPPERSRSIQYVNVLRVLSIYTVVTAHVVIWLTMATRPFTFNWWLGSGLFYLAHFCIPVFVMISGALLLDDARRESAGQFYRRRMVRVGIPLVVWTVVYLLVRRFVDGEPLSVGLVVQLILTGEPYYHLWFLYMIFGLYLITPALRTFVRCAGQGQRWFVIVLGLVLTNAYFQTDVLLWNNQRSIFTMFVPFIPFYLCGYEIRLIDPKKVPMRYLVLAVVLSALYLAAFSGVFVERAGGVGVRYLFDFFSLPAVFLSIGVFWAAYLWDTGHPPLQGIRRTALEWVASTVMGIYILHPLVLIVMRETLGKRAGNADGPRDFLAGIVVVPLVTFVVCYLVTSLLMNIPLLKRTVC
- a CDS encoding lipopolysaccharide kinase InaA family protein produces the protein MGFSVNDMQWNLAAGPGDAVASESFSTLDRVFDLDGPRVSHGGLCHVIKLHLGGRDYYVKRYQNRGKHLLKAFGRNRAATEHHNLAYFARLGIPVPRVVAHGGVRHFGLLRRGAIITEGVPNATDLQTLARTRPNLLANRNWVFAVMRLVADYTRRIHKDGFTHRDLKWRNVLAETGETPQIFFFDCPSGRHVSRLRRRHFILRDIAGLDRLAKRYLSRPMRLRFYLWYRNRTHLTREDRRLIAKIVTYHNRR
- a CDS encoding 3-keto-disaccharide hydrolase; the encoded protein is MKRRPGVTKSICCLCAATLIVAAGAYAAAQVRKYGVHDMSRPRPPVVTPAERFGQPPSDAIVLFDGTDLSQWQKGDGSPATWEIVDDYMTVTRKAGSIRTKQSFGSCQLHVEWRTPEGIPAAVTGQNRSNSGVFFMGRYEVQILDSYTDDDYQTNKTYADGQAAAIYGSHPPMVNVARAPGQWQSYDIAFVRPVFDDDGNVVRKARITVFHNGVCVHNNLEIEGTTSHKTKARYTPHGDGPIGLQDHGNPISFRNIWIRELPEQPYLIE